Proteins encoded within one genomic window of Chitinophaga parva:
- a CDS encoding anthranilate synthase component I family protein has translation MDANGYNAPYARYEALLAAGVVHSLAPAAPGPGTTAFQRLQAFHAQHPDWLFGHLGYDLKNELFPLTSTHPDGIGFPDIYFFQPEVVILVQPGLVRIGGWHYSEADARRVYEACLRMPVTVSAVTPPRHAVQSPFPHADYLDTVKALQAHIHRGDCYEINFCRENFVPETELDPLALFTRLNALSPAPFAAFYKLQDQYCCCASPERFVQQSGRTVISQPIKGTIRRGQDAAEEARLKDLLRHSAKERAENIMVVDLVRNDLTPAAARGSVSVAELCGIYTFAQVHHMISTVQATLAPGMGFADVLRHAFPMGSMTGAPKLRVMQLIEQYERSKRGLFSGSIGYITPEGDMDFNVVIRSMLYNAAEQYLSFSTGSAITFRSAPQQEWEECLLKASAMKKVLEG, from the coding sequence ATGGACGCCAATGGTTACAACGCGCCGTATGCACGGTATGAAGCCCTGCTGGCTGCAGGGGTAGTGCATTCCCTTGCCCCGGCGGCCCCAGGCCCCGGCACTACCGCGTTCCAGCGCCTGCAGGCATTCCACGCACAGCACCCCGACTGGCTTTTTGGCCACCTGGGCTACGACCTCAAAAACGAACTTTTCCCCTTAACCTCCACCCACCCCGACGGGATAGGGTTCCCGGATATTTATTTCTTCCAGCCGGAAGTGGTGATCCTCGTACAGCCAGGACTGGTGCGCATTGGCGGCTGGCATTACAGCGAGGCGGATGCCCGCAGGGTTTATGAAGCCTGTTTACGTATGCCCGTTACCGTTAGTGCCGTAACGCCACCCCGGCATGCCGTGCAAAGCCCCTTCCCGCATGCAGACTACCTGGATACGGTGAAAGCCCTGCAGGCCCACATCCACCGGGGAGACTGTTACGAGATCAACTTTTGCCGGGAGAACTTTGTGCCGGAAACGGAGCTGGACCCGCTGGCTTTGTTCACCCGCCTCAATGCCCTGTCACCGGCACCGTTTGCGGCATTTTATAAGCTGCAGGATCAGTACTGCTGCTGCGCAAGCCCCGAGCGTTTTGTGCAGCAAAGCGGGCGTACGGTGATCTCCCAGCCTATTAAAGGCACCATCCGCCGCGGGCAGGATGCGGCGGAAGAAGCCCGCTTAAAAGACCTCTTGCGCCACAGCGCGAAGGAGCGTGCGGAAAACATTATGGTGGTGGACCTGGTACGCAATGACCTTACGCCGGCGGCTGCCCGCGGCAGCGTAAGCGTGGCAGAGCTTTGCGGGATCTATACCTTTGCACAGGTACACCATATGATCTCCACCGTGCAGGCTACACTGGCACCGGGGATGGGCTTCGCAGACGTGCTGCGGCATGCGTTCCCCATGGGCAGCATGACCGGCGCGCCCAAGCTGCGCGTGATGCAGCTCATAGAGCAATATGAAAGAAGTAAACGGGGATTATTTTCCGGCAGCATCGGCTACATTACGCCGGAAGGCGACATGGATTTTAACGTAGTGATACGCAGTATGCTGTACAACGCCGCAGAGCAATATCTATCCTTCTCCACCGGCTCTGCCATTACGTTCCGGAGTGCCCCCCAGCAGGAGTGGGAGGAGTGTTTGCTGAAAGCGTCTGCCATGAAGAAAGTACTGGAAGGGTAA
- a CDS encoding TIGR01777 family oxidoreductase, with product MKTVMITGGTGLIGQELTQLLTEVGYQVIIMGRQRPQYPSRDPKVKYAQWDVKNQTLDIQALQEADYIVHLAGANVAAQRWTAARKQEILNSRTRSSQLIVDMLGRHPNKVTKVISAAATGFYGESYTRTFTEEDAPADDFLGTTCVAWENSIKPVQDLGKKLVIFRTGITLSRAGGALAEFYRPLRLGVAAILGSGEQWVSWIHVHDLVRLYLNAIVNDSLEGIFNAVAPNPVTNERLVLAMAQAARNKNFVPVHAPAFALKLILGEMSVEILKSCKVSSRKVEDTGFQFSYPTIDDAMDQLFKQQ from the coding sequence ATGAAAACAGTTATGATTACCGGTGGCACAGGCCTGATTGGTCAGGAACTGACACAGCTGCTTACAGAAGTAGGTTACCAGGTGATCATCATGGGACGGCAACGCCCGCAATACCCTTCCCGGGACCCCAAAGTAAAGTACGCCCAGTGGGACGTGAAGAACCAGACCCTGGATATACAGGCCCTCCAGGAGGCAGACTACATCGTGCACCTGGCCGGGGCCAACGTGGCCGCCCAGCGCTGGACCGCCGCCCGCAAGCAGGAGATCCTCAACAGCCGTACCCGCAGCAGCCAGTTGATCGTGGACATGCTGGGCCGGCATCCCAATAAAGTAACAAAAGTGATCAGCGCCGCAGCCACCGGCTTCTACGGCGAAAGCTATACGAGAACCTTCACCGAAGAAGACGCCCCCGCAGATGATTTCCTGGGCACCACCTGTGTGGCCTGGGAAAACAGCATCAAGCCCGTGCAGGACCTGGGCAAAAAGCTGGTGATCTTCCGTACCGGCATTACCCTGAGCCGCGCCGGCGGCGCCCTGGCAGAATTTTACCGCCCCCTCCGGTTGGGCGTGGCGGCCATCCTGGGCAGCGGGGAGCAATGGGTAAGCTGGATCCATGTGCACGACCTGGTGCGCCTCTATCTCAATGCCATCGTGAATGACAGCCTGGAAGGCATTTTCAACGCGGTAGCCCCCAATCCCGTGACCAATGAACGCCTGGTACTGGCCATGGCGCAGGCTGCGCGTAATAAGAACTTTGTGCCGGTGCATGCGCCGGCCTTTGCCCTGAAACTTATTTTAGGTGAAATGAGTGTGGAAATATTGAAAAGCTGTAAGGTGTCCAGCAGGAAGGTGGAAGATACGGGATTCCAGTTCTCCTACCCCACCATTGACGATGCAATGGACCAGTTGTTTAAGCAGCAGTAG
- the purQ gene encoding phosphoribosylformylglycinamidine synthase subunit PurQ, translating into MKFGVVTFPGSNCDHDMIDALRHDMGQEVIELWHKDKDLSAFNTEDCIVLPGGFSYGDYLRCGAIARFSPMMQSVIDFANNGGRVLGVCNGFQILCEAGLLPGVLLLNQRQQFVCKNVYLKSENTATPITRFLAGTPLKIPVAHGEGRYYADEATLDGLFANNQVLFRYCDEFGNIHDDHNFNGAARNIAGITNKDKNVFGMMPHPERATSRDLLNTDGQLIFQGLIG; encoded by the coding sequence ATGAAATTTGGGGTAGTAACCTTCCCGGGATCCAATTGTGACCATGATATGATAGACGCCCTGCGCCATGATATGGGCCAGGAAGTAATAGAACTGTGGCATAAGGATAAAGACCTGAGCGCTTTCAATACAGAAGACTGCATCGTGCTGCCGGGTGGTTTTTCCTACGGTGATTACCTGCGCTGCGGCGCCATTGCCCGTTTCAGCCCCATGATGCAGAGTGTGATCGACTTTGCCAACAATGGCGGCCGCGTGCTGGGCGTGTGCAACGGCTTCCAGATCCTCTGCGAGGCGGGCCTGTTGCCAGGCGTACTGCTGCTGAACCAGCGCCAGCAATTTGTGTGCAAGAACGTGTACCTGAAAAGTGAAAATACGGCTACGCCTATCACCCGTTTCCTGGCCGGCACCCCGCTGAAGATCCCGGTAGCACATGGCGAAGGGCGTTACTACGCAGACGAAGCCACCCTGGACGGCCTGTTTGCCAACAACCAGGTGCTCTTCCGTTACTGCGACGAGTTTGGCAATATCCACGATGACCATAATTTCAACGGTGCTGCCCGTAACATTGCCGGCATTACTAACAAGGATAAGAACGTATTTGGGATGATGCCCCACCCTGAACGCGCTACCAGCAGGGACCTGCTGAACACCGACGGACAGCTCATCTTCCAGGGCCTGATCGGCTAA